The following nucleotide sequence is from Anaeromicrobium sediminis.
CAGAATATTCATTTGGTATCTTAAACTTTTCTTTTAACTTATTAAAGGCATCTTCCGCATTTAAATCTACTTCTAAACCATATTTTTGTAAAAATTGTTCTTTTTTCATAGTTTGTATGAATTTCATATTTCTAACGGATATTGGTGGGTATTCATTATAATCATTTTGCATTATCCTTTGAGATTCATATGGATCTAGTTCCTCATCAATACCCCATTTAAATTTTATAGCATCAAAAACTTCCTTTGCAGTTATATTCTGTGGAATTTCTCCTTCTGGAAATAGATCTTTATTTTCATCTAACCAATCGTCTAACCATGCATCTATTTCTTCATCATAGGTGTAAGAAAATTCTTCATTTTCATAGACAATAGGTAAATTATCATTATATTTTTCATTATTTTTTTGTAATATATTTAAAAGCTTAATTGATATGTCATTTATTTGTTCATCAATAAGTTCATTTTTCATTATTTGCACTGTAAAACTGGCTTTATTAGTAGCTAACAATCTACCATATCTGTCTAATATTTCTCCTCGTTTAGCAGATATGGGAATTTTTTTTATTCTGATTTGATCAGCCTTATTTTTATATTCTTCACCCTGAACGATTGTAAGTATAAACAGTCTACCAATTAATATACCAATGAAAATAGTAAAAAATAACATCATTTGATTATTTCTGTCTTTTAACTTATCTATCATTCTTATCTCCTTACTTTAGAATTCATAAAAGGTTTGTTAGTCAAATTATATATAAATCTATAAATTAATATGGATAATAACGAATTATATACAGTTTCTATAAATATTACTTTTTTAAATAATCCAACAAAACTTATATCAAGTCCAATAATCACTCCAATTACATAGTAAATTATATAATATAAAAAAGTAGATACTGTTGTAAACAAAACTGGAGCTAAGTACGAATCTTTAAATAAAATTCGCTGAAAAATACCCACATTATATCCAATTAACAAATATATTACTCCATTCATTCCAGGTAATACTCCTCCTAATATATCTTGCAATAGGCCCACACAAACTCCTATAAAAGCACCCTTTTTATTTCCCCATATAAGCGCAAAACTAATTACAATCAAAAGGGATGTATTTGGTAATATTCCAAAAAGTCTAAAATGTTGGAGTAAGGTTGACTGCAAAGTAATGTTTATTATAACTATTAAACTAGTAACATAAAAAGCCATTTTCAATTACTCCTCCATGCTATTTTTAGATAATATTATGAAAACCTTATCTATTTTATTAAAGTTTGCTGAAGGCTCAACTTTAATAGTTTTTAAAAGTTCATCTTCATTTTTAATGACTTCCTTCACTTCACCTATTAAAATCCCTTTAGCATACATACTAAGACCAGAAGTAATTAATTTATCTCCAACTAGTATTTCCACATCTGGCTCTACTCCACCAATCATATTAGATGTAATGGTTCCTCGTATCACACCTAAATATT
It contains:
- the mreD gene encoding rod shape-determining protein MreD yields the protein MAFYVTSLIVIINITLQSTLLQHFRLFGILPNTSLLIVISFALIWGNKKGAFIGVCVGLLQDILGGVLPGMNGVIYLLIGYNVGIFQRILFKDSYLAPVLFTTVSTFLYYIIYYVIGVIIGLDISFVGLFKKVIFIETVYNSLLSILIYRFIYNLTNKPFMNSKVRR